The following proteins are co-located in the Lentibacillus sp. JNUCC-1 genome:
- the ychF gene encoding redox-regulated ATPase YchF, whose product MALTAGIVGLPNVGKSTLFNAITQAGAEAANYPFATIDPNVGIVEVPDDRLNKLTEVVNPKKTVPTTFEFTDIAGIVKGASKGEGLGNQFLSHIRQVDAICQVVRCFEDENITHVSGKVDPIDDIETINLELILADMETVAKRHQRVEKLARQKDKDAAAEYNVLQKLKEGLESELPARALEFSDEEYVIVRGLHLLTSKPMLYVANVSEEEVSEPEANAFVQAVKAHAEKEGSEVITISAKVEEEIAELDAEEKAMFLEELGIAESGLDKLIKASYHLLDLGTFFTAGEQEVRAWTFRIGMKAPQAAGIIHTDFERGFIRAETVSYDDLIEAGSMGVAREKGRVRLEGKAYVVRDGDVIHFRFNV is encoded by the coding sequence ATGGCTTTAACAGCAGGAATTGTCGGGCTGCCCAATGTCGGCAAATCAACATTGTTCAATGCGATTACCCAAGCTGGGGCAGAAGCTGCAAATTACCCGTTTGCAACGATTGATCCAAACGTGGGGATTGTGGAAGTTCCCGACGATCGCTTAAATAAATTAACAGAAGTTGTGAATCCGAAAAAAACAGTCCCAACCACGTTCGAATTTACGGATATTGCTGGTATTGTAAAAGGTGCCAGCAAGGGTGAAGGACTGGGCAATCAGTTTTTATCTCATATTAGACAGGTCGATGCGATTTGTCAGGTTGTGCGCTGTTTTGAAGATGAGAACATTACCCATGTCTCTGGTAAAGTCGATCCAATTGATGATATTGAAACCATTAATCTGGAGTTGATTTTGGCAGACATGGAAACGGTGGCTAAACGGCACCAGAGAGTGGAAAAGTTGGCCAGACAGAAAGACAAAGATGCAGCAGCTGAGTACAATGTGCTGCAGAAATTGAAGGAAGGTCTCGAGTCCGAGCTGCCGGCAAGAGCCCTTGAATTCAGTGATGAAGAATACGTTATTGTAAGAGGTTTGCATCTGTTGACCTCCAAGCCGATGTTATATGTGGCTAATGTAAGTGAGGAAGAGGTTTCTGAGCCCGAAGCCAATGCCTTTGTCCAAGCTGTCAAAGCGCATGCTGAAAAAGAGGGTTCGGAAGTCATAACCATCAGTGCGAAAGTGGAAGAAGAAATTGCTGAACTTGACGCTGAAGAAAAAGCAATGTTCCTTGAAGAGCTTGGGATTGCTGAATCTGGTCTGGACAAGCTGATAAAGGCAAGCTACCATTTACTCGACTTAGGCACCTTTTTTACAGCAGGTGAGCAGGAAGTGCGTGCTTGGACATTTCGAATCGGCATGAAAGCGCCGCAAGCAGCAGGCATTATTCATACAGATTTTGAGCGGGGCTTTATCCGGGCCGAGACGGTTTCCTATGATGATCTGATTGAAGCTGGATCGATGGGAGTCGCACGAGAAAAAGGCAGAGTGCGTTTAGAAGGCAAGGCATATGTGGTAAGAGACGGTGACGTCATACATTTCCGGTTTAATGTGTAA
- the rsmG gene encoding 16S rRNA (guanine(527)-N(7))-methyltransferase RsmG has protein sequence MNPEQFVSALQAKGITLNQQQIDQFAAYYRILVEWNEKMNLTALTEEQDVYLKHFYDSVTAAFYVDLNGEKTICDVGAGAGFPSIPLKICFPDLAVTIVDSLKKRIGFLNHLASELGLTGVAFYHDRAETFGKNQKFRQTFDVVTARAVARMSVLSELCLPLVKKNGTFIAMKGSQGEEEMAEAHNAIELLGGSLKDVHTFYLPSEDSERTIITIDKVRQTPKKYPRKPGTPNKQPLE, from the coding sequence TTGAACCCTGAACAGTTTGTTTCCGCATTACAAGCAAAAGGCATCACGTTAAACCAGCAACAAATCGACCAGTTTGCGGCATATTACCGGATTCTGGTCGAATGGAATGAAAAAATGAATCTAACAGCTTTAACCGAAGAACAGGATGTGTATCTAAAACACTTCTATGATTCTGTAACAGCTGCCTTCTATGTAGATTTAAACGGTGAAAAAACAATTTGTGATGTCGGGGCAGGGGCCGGTTTTCCCAGCATTCCACTGAAAATCTGTTTCCCTGATCTCGCTGTCACGATTGTGGATTCTTTAAAAAAGCGCATCGGTTTCTTAAACCATCTCGCAAGTGAGCTTGGTTTAACCGGTGTGGCATTTTATCATGATCGCGCAGAAACATTTGGAAAAAATCAAAAATTCCGTCAAACATTTGACGTTGTAACGGCACGCGCTGTTGCGCGCATGTCGGTCTTGAGTGAACTATGTCTGCCTTTGGTTAAAAAGAATGGAACGTTTATTGCTATGAAAGGCAGCCAAGGTGAAGAAGAAATGGCTGAAGCGCACAATGCCATAGAGTTACTTGGTGGCAGCCTGAAGGATGTTCATACATTTTATCTGCCAAGCGAAGACAGTGAACGGACAATCATCACCATTGATAAAGTTCGCCAAACACCTAAAAAGTACCCTAGAAAACCAGGCACACCGAATAAGCAGCCACTCGAGTAA
- a CDS encoding aminotransferase class V-fold PLP-dependent enzyme yields MINFDQAATSHPKPQAVIDAVVDAMHGLGGNAGRGVHRNAQATGEIMLKARRKAASLFGCSRADHVLFFANATTALNQALKGFDLQQNDHVIATAFEHNSVRRPLNHLARTKGIELSFLKWSGDNVSLLDKITQSIKPTTKLLVLTHASNVTGTVLPIEKAAHIAKKHGITVVVDTSQTAGHLPIHMTDTGIDMLIMPGHKGLMGPQGTGLLLVAEDIDLEPILHGGTGHHSETPEQPQVWPEKFESGTSNIPGIAGLYAALNAYEERQTEIVPRETILARKIRSALEQLSNVTVYGPEVEHMELPIIAFNIQGVDSQEVAMILDSHYDIAVRAGLHCSPLAHEVLNTLETGIVRASLGVYNTETETDTFIQALGDIAAAYKEQ; encoded by the coding sequence GTGATTAATTTTGATCAGGCAGCAACATCTCATCCTAAGCCCCAAGCTGTGATTGATGCAGTTGTAGATGCCATGCATGGACTCGGTGGGAATGCGGGGCGTGGAGTACATAGAAATGCACAAGCAACAGGTGAAATCATGCTTAAAGCGCGTCGTAAGGCTGCTTCTTTATTTGGATGTTCCAGAGCGGATCATGTACTTTTCTTTGCAAATGCAACAACTGCCCTTAATCAGGCATTAAAAGGATTTGATTTACAGCAAAATGACCATGTGATTGCGACAGCTTTTGAACATAATTCTGTCCGTCGACCATTAAACCATTTGGCACGCACTAAGGGCATTGAGCTCTCCTTTTTAAAATGGTCAGGAGATAATGTGAGCTTGCTCGACAAGATCACACAGTCGATCAAGCCAACTACAAAATTATTGGTGCTTACACATGCATCGAACGTGACTGGTACTGTTCTGCCTATTGAAAAGGCTGCACATATAGCAAAAAAACATGGTATAACCGTAGTGGTTGATACCTCTCAGACTGCAGGACATCTTCCAATTCATATGACTGATACAGGAATTGACATGCTCATCATGCCTGGTCACAAGGGATTAATGGGGCCCCAGGGAACGGGTTTGCTTTTGGTTGCAGAGGATATTGACTTGGAACCAATTCTTCACGGGGGTACAGGCCATCATTCCGAGACCCCAGAACAGCCTCAAGTGTGGCCTGAGAAATTTGAAAGCGGCACTTCAAACATACCTGGGATTGCAGGGCTTTATGCTGCACTCAATGCCTATGAAGAGAGACAAACGGAAATTGTTCCACGTGAAACAATCTTGGCTAGAAAGATTCGTTCAGCTTTGGAGCAACTGTCAAATGTTACTGTGTATGGACCAGAAGTAGAGCACATGGAACTACCAATTATTGCGTTTAACATTCAAGGTGTGGATTCTCAAGAGGTCGCAATGATATTGGATTCCCATTATGATATCGCAGTAAGGGCAGGGCTCCATTGCAGTCCACTTGCGCATGAGGTGTTAAATACACTTGAAACAGGTATTGTCAGGGCGAGCCTTGGCGTATATAATACAGAAACAGAAACGGATACATTTATACAAGCGCTTGGTGATATTGCAGCAGCATATAAGGAGCAGTAG
- a CDS encoding ISL3 family transposase, which produces MNNNIHLPGFEAFVITNSLQFEDCVHIHVELKIQPHRCPVCHRWTNKVHDYRKQKVKHTKMFTRHTYIFYRKRRYKCEHSDCPKKGFPEDNPLVERYQRQSVEFKQAMGLEVIHGKNFADVAARMGTSPTTVMRRFDAIGSSMLNETKELPSTIAIDEYKGDAGGEKYQTIIADPVDRRTLDILPDRKKDTLKAYLHHHGQKVNKVVMDMSQSFKAAVDQALGGPIVIADRFHFCRYIHWALERVRIKVQKEFIDYDRKKCKRMKHAFHKKPEDLTSKQRWYLDYYLSQSDYLREAYQLKEAYRHWFEEAKALGADHLKVIKDRLYEFYDLVRSSGVVEFQKAIETLQNWQKEIINSFAFDLNNGYIEGLNNQTKVIKRNAFGFQRFDRFRMRILLHHQYKRINTRVA; this is translated from the coding sequence TTGAATAATAACATACACCTACCAGGATTTGAAGCGTTTGTGATTACTAACTCCCTTCAATTTGAAGATTGCGTTCATATCCATGTGGAGCTTAAAATCCAGCCCCATCGCTGTCCTGTGTGCCACAGGTGGACAAATAAAGTTCATGACTATCGTAAGCAAAAAGTTAAGCATACCAAGATGTTTACAAGACACACTTACATTTTTTATCGTAAGCGTCGGTATAAATGCGAACACTCTGATTGCCCTAAAAAGGGCTTCCCTGAAGATAACCCTCTCGTTGAGCGTTATCAACGACAATCAGTTGAGTTTAAACAAGCAATGGGTCTTGAGGTGATTCATGGAAAGAATTTTGCGGATGTCGCTGCACGAATGGGGACGTCTCCTACAACCGTGATGAGACGTTTTGACGCCATTGGATCCAGCATGCTTAACGAAACAAAGGAACTACCTTCCACTATTGCGATTGATGAGTATAAAGGAGATGCTGGTGGAGAAAAGTATCAAACCATTATTGCAGATCCAGTCGACAGAAGAACACTTGATATTTTACCCGACCGTAAAAAGGATACGCTCAAGGCTTATTTACACCACCATGGACAGAAGGTTAATAAAGTCGTAATGGATATGAGTCAATCGTTTAAAGCAGCTGTAGACCAGGCGTTAGGCGGGCCTATTGTAATAGCTGATAGGTTTCATTTTTGCCGCTATATCCATTGGGCACTGGAACGGGTAAGAATAAAGGTTCAAAAGGAATTTATAGATTATGACAGGAAAAAGTGTAAACGTATGAAACATGCCTTCCACAAAAAGCCGGAGGATTTAACTTCTAAACAACGTTGGTATTTGGATTATTACTTAAGTCAATCAGATTACTTAAGAGAAGCATACCAGTTAAAAGAAGCTTATCGGCATTGGTTTGAGGAAGCGAAAGCTTTAGGGGCTGATCACCTAAAGGTGATCAAAGACCGCTTATATGAATTTTATGATCTGGTCAGGTCTTCCGGAGTTGTGGAGTTCCAAAAAGCAATTGAAACCCTGCAAAACTGGCAAAAGGAAATCATAAATAGTTTTGCCTTTGATCTTAACAACGGCTATATTGAAGGTCTAAACAATCAGACGAAAGTTATTAAGCGTAACGCTTTTGGGTTTCAACGTTTCGATCGCTTCCGTATGAGAATTTTATTACATCATCAATACAAGCGTATTAATACTCGAGTGGCATAA
- a CDS encoding ParA family protein, with protein sequence MGKTIAIANQKGGVGKTTSAVNLSAGLAQMNKKVLLVDIDPQGNATSGVGINKADMDQCVYNILVEGLSAEAVCVPTKVANLDAIPATIQLAGAEIELVPTISREIRLKKALDEIRDNYDYIIIDCPPSLGLLTINALTSSDSVLIPVQCEYYALEGLSQLLNTIRLVQKHLNKSLAIEGVLLTMLDARTNLGIQVIEEVKKYFQDKVYNSIIPRNVRLGEAPSHGKPIMAYDAKSKGAEVYLELAKEVMRNDTKVG encoded by the coding sequence ATGGGTAAAACAATCGCCATAGCCAATCAGAAAGGTGGCGTCGGCAAAACAACATCAGCTGTAAATCTGAGTGCAGGACTGGCTCAAATGAATAAAAAAGTCCTTTTAGTGGATATAGACCCTCAGGGAAATGCCACAAGTGGGGTCGGAATCAATAAAGCCGATATGGATCAATGTGTGTATAATATTTTAGTAGAAGGTCTTTCAGCAGAAGCCGTCTGTGTGCCAACAAAAGTGGCCAACCTCGACGCTATTCCGGCTACCATCCAATTGGCGGGAGCTGAAATTGAACTTGTGCCTACGATCTCGAGAGAAATCCGCTTAAAAAAGGCATTAGATGAGATACGAGACAACTATGATTACATTATCATCGATTGTCCGCCTTCACTTGGACTTCTAACCATCAACGCCCTCACTTCTTCAGACTCCGTACTCATCCCTGTGCAATGCGAGTATTATGCATTGGAAGGACTGAGTCAGCTTTTGAATACCATTCGGCTTGTGCAAAAACATTTAAACAAGTCCCTGGCGATTGAAGGCGTATTGCTCACCATGCTGGATGCCCGTACAAATCTGGGGATTCAGGTGATTGAAGAAGTGAAGAAGTACTTCCAGGACAAAGTATATAACTCTATTATTCCGCGTAATGTGAGACTAGGTGAAGCACCAAGCCACGGGAAACCTATTATGGCTTATGATGCAAAGTCAAAAGGTGCAGAAGTATATCTTGAATTAGCTAAGGAAGTGATGAGGAATGACACGAAGGTTGGGTAG
- the rpsF gene encoding 30S ribosomal protein S6 — protein sequence MKKYEIMYIIRPDMEEEAQTALIERFNKVLTDNGAEVEKVDDKGKKRLAYEINDYRDGHYVVINFSGDENAINEFDRQAKFTDDIIRHMAIREEDQ from the coding sequence ATGAAAAAATATGAAATCATGTACATCATCCGCCCGGACATGGAAGAGGAAGCACAAACTGCTTTGATTGAGCGGTTTAACAAAGTGCTGACTGACAACGGCGCGGAAGTTGAAAAAGTTGATGATAAAGGCAAGAAACGTCTTGCTTATGAAATTAACGACTATCGTGATGGACATTATGTTGTTATTAATTTCTCTGGCGACGAGAATGCAATCAATGAGTTCGATCGTCAGGCGAAATTCACCGATGACATTATCCGTCATATGGCAATTCGCGAAGAAGATCAATAA
- a CDS encoding YkvI family membrane protein, with amino-acid sequence MMRGGLSWMFLIIGTTIGAGYASGQELWQFFGHESGLAILLFAIFFSTSCIVIMLVSHEKRSTQYYPVLQMIVGKRMTRIYDIMIFIYLFTTTVVMIAGSGATAQAFNFSYWTGIIVMVGALIVLFLNDINGLIAINRYILPLLLGGLLYVLLKFTHDQELMLFSHWHEQSNWTAAFPFTALNILPLIAVLGAIGSKIKSKKEIMIAGIGSGLILGTISFIYNSSLIQISEELLLYEIPLFAILKHYSFHMLLLMSVLLWFAIFTTAASGIMGLVTRMANRVRLPLWLLVTGLLLAMLPLTMLGFSTLIGYIYPIYGLLNLYVLTRLLLFPLWYKTAKK; translated from the coding sequence ATGATGCGGGGCGGTTTAAGCTGGATGTTTTTAATCATTGGAACAACGATTGGAGCAGGATATGCTTCCGGACAGGAGCTGTGGCAGTTCTTTGGGCATGAAAGCGGACTGGCCATATTATTGTTTGCAATCTTTTTTTCAACAAGTTGCATTGTAATTATGCTGGTCAGTCATGAAAAGCGTTCGACGCAATATTATCCGGTTTTGCAGATGATTGTCGGGAAACGAATGACACGAATCTATGATATTATGATTTTTATTTATTTGTTTACAACCACTGTTGTGATGATTGCGGGGAGTGGGGCGACGGCTCAGGCATTTAATTTCTCCTATTGGACAGGTATCATCGTTATGGTTGGTGCGTTGATTGTGTTGTTTTTGAATGATATTAACGGATTGATTGCCATTAATCGTTATATATTGCCACTGCTTTTGGGTGGACTGCTGTATGTGTTGTTAAAGTTCACGCATGACCAGGAATTAATGCTCTTTTCCCATTGGCATGAACAGAGCAACTGGACAGCTGCGTTTCCTTTTACAGCGCTAAATATATTGCCGCTCATTGCGGTATTAGGGGCAATTGGTTCTAAAATTAAATCTAAAAAAGAAATTATGATCGCAGGGATTGGAAGTGGGCTGATCCTTGGAACGATTTCGTTCATCTATAACAGCAGCTTGATTCAGATATCTGAAGAGCTCTTATTGTATGAGATTCCATTGTTTGCGATACTTAAACATTATTCCTTTCATATGCTATTGCTGATGTCTGTTTTGCTGTGGTTTGCCATATTTACCACAGCTGCATCTGGCATTATGGGGCTGGTCACACGAATGGCAAACAGAGTCAGACTGCCGTTGTGGCTTCTGGTTACAGGTCTGTTGTTAGCGATGCTCCCATTGACAATGCTCGGTTTTTCAACTTTAATTGGGTACATTTATCCTATATATGGACTATTAAATCTCTATGTGCTGACACGACTGCTTTTATTTCCGTTATGGTATAAAACGGCTAAGAAATAA
- the ssb gene encoding single-stranded DNA-binding protein, whose amino-acid sequence MLNRVVLVGRLTKDPDLRYTQSGVAVANFTIAVNRPFSNQQGEREADFINCVVWRRPAENLANYMKKGNMVGVDGRVQTRTFEAQDGKTVFVTEIVADSVQFLEPKGSSQNRGQGASGYQQNQNQYQGQNQSQGQNQQKKDSIFQDEGEPIDISDDDLPF is encoded by the coding sequence ATGTTGAATCGTGTCGTCTTAGTCGGCAGATTAACGAAGGATCCTGATCTACGTTATACACAATCCGGAGTGGCAGTAGCCAATTTTACCATTGCAGTAAATCGGCCTTTTTCCAATCAGCAAGGCGAACGTGAAGCAGACTTTATCAACTGTGTCGTTTGGCGCAGACCAGCTGAAAACCTGGCAAACTACATGAAAAAAGGCAACATGGTCGGTGTCGATGGACGCGTCCAGACACGGACTTTCGAAGCCCAGGATGGGAAGACTGTTTTCGTTACGGAAATCGTAGCTGACAGTGTACAATTCCTGGAACCAAAAGGCTCTTCACAAAATCGCGGGCAAGGTGCATCAGGATACCAGCAGAACCAGAACCAATATCAGGGACAAAATCAGTCTCAAGGGCAAAATCAGCAGAAAAAAGATTCTATCTTTCAGGATGAAGGAGAGCCAATCGACATTTCTGATGATGACTTGCCATTCTAA
- the noc gene encoding nucleoid occlusion protein, with protein sequence MMFNRIFSSGDKQEQNDSLMSSDEVIEIPVADIHANRYQPRTIFNEEKIQELSQTIHTHGMIQPIVVRKSGETTYEIIAGERRWRAVQLLGWDKIPGIVREMTDTETASVALIENLQREELTVIEEAKAYAQLIDLHELTQEALAQRLGKNQSTIANKLRLLKLPVDVQTAVLNKEITERHARALIKLNDEEEQSKVLSVIKEKELNVKETEAYIAQLQSKSETKKKKRPKLKGINKDIRIAMNTIRQSLNMVSDTGVDVESNEEDLDDYYQITIRIPKKK encoded by the coding sequence ATGATGTTCAATCGAATTTTTAGCTCAGGAGATAAACAGGAACAAAATGACTCTCTAATGTCCTCTGACGAAGTGATTGAAATTCCTGTTGCTGATATACATGCCAACAGGTATCAGCCTCGTACAATTTTTAATGAAGAAAAGATACAAGAACTATCTCAAACGATTCATACGCATGGTATGATTCAACCGATTGTGGTCAGGAAATCTGGCGAAACAACATATGAAATTATTGCAGGTGAACGGAGATGGCGCGCTGTACAATTGCTTGGATGGGATAAGATCCCCGGAATTGTACGAGAAATGACAGATACTGAGACAGCCTCAGTAGCGTTGATTGAAAACTTGCAGCGTGAAGAACTGACAGTGATTGAAGAAGCAAAAGCATATGCTCAGCTCATCGATCTTCACGAACTAACACAGGAAGCACTCGCCCAACGCCTTGGCAAAAATCAATCAACCATTGCGAACAAGTTACGACTGCTTAAACTACCGGTTGATGTACAAACAGCTGTGTTAAATAAAGAAATCACTGAAAGACATGCCCGTGCACTTATTAAATTGAACGATGAAGAAGAGCAGTCCAAAGTGCTCAGTGTTATTAAGGAGAAAGAGCTGAACGTTAAAGAAACGGAAGCTTATATTGCTCAGCTTCAGTCAAAATCTGAAACCAAAAAGAAGAAACGCCCTAAACTCAAGGGCATCAACAAAGATATTCGTATTGCGATGAACACCATCCGTCAATCGTTAAACATGGTCTCTGATACCGGTGTAGATGTGGAATCAAATGAAGAAGATCTTGACGATTATTATCAAATAACCATTAGAATACCAAAAAAGAAATAA
- a CDS encoding ParB/RepB/Spo0J family partition protein, giving the protein MTRRLGRGLDAIFTDIEQNDSDTVQDIPINQCRPNPYQPRKTFHADAIEELKESILEYGIIQPLIVRQSIKGYEIVVGERRFRAAREAGLETVPAVVKELTDDKMMELALLENLQREDLTPIEEAHAYSNLMNELNITQEELSQRLGKSRSHIANIVRLLTLPDQIVAHINNGELSMGHGRALLGLKDKDKLKPLVNKIRLEKLNVRQVEQLITKANSAPVKEKPKQKKDIFIQERESVLRDRLGTAVTINRGKKKGKIEIEFFSDDDLDRLIEVLGQ; this is encoded by the coding sequence ATGACACGAAGGTTGGGTAGAGGGTTAGATGCTATTTTTACAGATATAGAACAAAACGACTCTGACACGGTTCAAGATATACCAATTAATCAGTGCCGGCCAAACCCGTATCAGCCGAGAAAGACTTTTCATGCAGATGCAATCGAGGAATTAAAAGAATCCATCCTTGAATATGGTATCATTCAGCCGCTTATCGTCAGACAAAGTATCAAAGGCTATGAAATAGTCGTCGGTGAACGACGTTTCCGAGCAGCCCGTGAAGCAGGTCTGGAAACAGTTCCTGCCGTTGTCAAAGAGTTGACCGATGATAAGATGATGGAACTTGCGCTGCTTGAGAATCTGCAGCGGGAAGATCTGACACCGATTGAAGAGGCACATGCTTATTCCAATTTAATGAACGAATTGAACATCACTCAAGAAGAACTTTCACAAAGACTAGGTAAGAGCAGGTCGCATATCGCCAACATCGTGAGGTTGCTTACCTTGCCAGATCAAATTGTTGCTCACATTAACAATGGGGAGCTCAGTATGGGCCATGGTCGTGCACTTTTAGGTCTTAAAGATAAAGATAAACTCAAGCCGCTTGTCAATAAAATCAGGTTGGAAAAACTTAATGTGCGCCAGGTTGAACAATTGATTACCAAAGCCAACTCAGCTCCTGTGAAAGAAAAACCGAAACAAAAGAAGGATATTTTCATCCAGGAACGTGAATCTGTCTTACGAGACCGCCTGGGAACTGCTGTAACGATTAATCGAGGTAAGAAAAAAGGTAAAATCGAAATAGAGTTTTTCAGTGACGATGACCTTGATCGTCTGATAGAGGTTCTGGGCCAATAA
- the yyaC gene encoding spore protease YyaC, which yields MNLGKQIQEKNTYVRIQHTDPQAITTIARTLLNWTPTTPREYVVVFVGTDRSTGDALGPLAGSYLADLKPRHLTIYGTLHEPVHAMNLNDYNTLIHQQHRNPFIIAVDACLGKTSSIGTLIAEKASLKPGSALNKALPEIGDIHLTGVVNIGGFMAHSVLQNTRLSIVYDMAKQIAAIFDMLDRQLTHLTPPAVVKRSDNQTG from the coding sequence ATGAATCTCGGGAAACAAATACAGGAGAAAAACACTTATGTGCGAATTCAACATACAGATCCCCAGGCCATTACCACCATAGCCCGGACGCTGCTTAACTGGACACCTACAACACCACGGGAATATGTTGTGGTGTTTGTTGGGACAGACCGTTCCACGGGCGATGCCCTCGGGCCGCTTGCCGGTTCTTACTTAGCAGACCTAAAGCCAAGACACCTTACCATTTACGGCACTTTGCACGAGCCAGTGCATGCCATGAATCTTAACGACTATAACACCCTTATCCATCAGCAACACCGAAATCCTTTTATCATTGCAGTCGATGCCTGTCTTGGGAAAACCTCCTCCATTGGGACCTTGATTGCAGAAAAAGCATCTTTAAAGCCTGGATCAGCGCTAAATAAGGCACTCCCGGAAATTGGAGATATTCATCTGACAGGCGTTGTAAATATAGGCGGTTTTATGGCCCATTCTGTTTTGCAAAACACAAGACTTTCCATTGTATATGACATGGCTAAACAAATTGCAGCTATTTTTGATATGCTCGATCGCCAATTAACACACCTCACCCCACCCGCTGTTGTAAAACGATCTGACAATCAGACGGGTTAA
- a CDS encoding DUF951 domain-containing protein, whose protein sequence is MADKEFELNDIVQMKKPHPCGENRWQIIRMGMDIRIKCLGCGHSVMIPRRDFTKKMKTILEKAEG, encoded by the coding sequence ATGGCAGATAAAGAGTTTGAATTGAATGATATTGTTCAAATGAAAAAACCGCATCCATGCGGAGAGAATCGCTGGCAGATTATTCGCATGGGGATGGATATTCGCATTAAATGTCTGGGGTGCGGGCACAGTGTCATGATTCCGCGTCGTGACTTTACGAAAAAAATGAAGACCATTTTGGAAAAAGCAGAAGGTTAA
- the rpsR gene encoding 30S ribosomal protein S18, producing the protein MAARRGRGRRRKVCYFTANGITHIDYKDVDLLKRFISERGKILPRRVTGTSAKYQRKLTKAIKRARQMALLPYTAE; encoded by the coding sequence ATGGCAGCTCGTCGTGGACGTGGAAGACGTCGTAAAGTATGTTATTTCACAGCGAACGGTATTACGCACATTGACTATAAAGACGTGGATTTGCTGAAGCGTTTCATTTCTGAGCGTGGAAAAATTCTTCCTCGCCGTGTAACTGGAACATCTGCAAAATATCAGCGTAAATTGACAAAAGCAATTAAACGCGCAAGACAAATGGCTTTATTGCCGTATACCGCAGAATAA